TAATCATGGATAACAGTTCCGGTTCACTGAGTCGATCGCCCTCTTCTTCTATAGCAATCAATTGGCTGATCAAATCATCTGCAGGATGTTTGCGTTTCTCAGCTACCAGCTGTGCGGTATAGTCACCGAAAGCTCGGAGGTGTTCCTCCACTCCCGGTTCACGCACTCCGAGACCCAGACCATGTGCAATTGCGGAGGACCAGGTCTGGATCTGCGGGCGATCTGCTTTAGGCACTCCCAGCATATCGGATATCACATGAATCGGTAAGGGATAGGCGTAATCCTTGACCAAGTCCATCTCGCCCTGGGCTTGAACCTGATCCAATAATTCATCAGCGATCTGCTGTACACGTGGACGAAGACTTTCCATGTATTTTGGGGTAAAGGCTTTGGAGACCAGTCGGCGTAATCTCCGATGATCAGGATCATCTACAGACAGCATCGATTTTCCGGTAAAGAACGTTGGAGGAGCATCTGGATCTATGTTTTCCACATAGGCTTTCAGGATATTCTCATTGCCGTCAATGGAGAGTGGGTCTACTGTGAAGTGGGCATGATCTTTGAGTACCTGTGACGCTTCTTCCATTCGTGTGACCAACCACTGCCCGCGATCTGTACCACCCATTGGCAAGGATACTGGAATAACAGGACCTGTTTCACGCAATTGCTTGATCAGTGAAAACGGGTTTTCACCACTATCCCCACTAAACAGGCTCAGTGCTGCTTTTTGTGAAACATTAAGATCTAACTCACTCATAATTACCATCCCTTCGCTTCGACCATTTTATTGGTTTACATTAATGCATTGATCCAATCATCTACAGCCAGCACATCAGCTTGTTGGGGGAATACGCTCTCTACAAGAACTCGATGAACTTCAGGGTCCCTATCCAGACAAGCATCAGAAAGTACAGTCAGCGCGTAATCCTTATCCGCCGCCTCACACAAGGTAGACAGCACTACTCCACTTGTTGCGATACCGCTAAGAATAAGTGTATGAATGCCATGGGATTGAAGAAGGGTTTCCAGGTTGCTCCCTGAGAATCCACTGACGCGGAACTTGTCCACCACGAGCTCTCCTGGAAGCGGCTGTACCGATTCGTGAAGGTCCATTGCCACTTTCATCGCCGGATTAGCTTCGTTTCCACCATCGCGGCTTGACTTTTTTCCAAACAACTTGTTACGCTCACTGATTGGAGGGGAATCCTGGCGATGACCAACCTTCACAAAAATCACGGGTACGTTATGTCTACGGGCTGCTTCTACCGCTTTCTGAAACGGGAGCAGTTCATCCTCGTGCTTCGCATATTGCGATACAATGATGTTCTGCATATCCATGACTAGAAGTGCAGCTTGGTTATGATGACTCTCCATGGGTTGCACATCCCTCTCATTTTGTTTAAAATCAAGAGGAGAACTCTCCGCTTAACCTCTTCTTGATATTAAACGGAGGGTTCTCCCCTTGTCAAATTTTAGACGTTGAAGGATAGGAAGTGACAGACAGTGGATAGAACCAATACAGCCTCTCGCTCGGAACGACGGGATGCCGCCGAAAATCGCCAACGTATTTTGGATGTAGCTAGCAAACTATTCGAGCTGCACGGCGTCGAGCGGGTCAGCATGAACCAGATCGCTTCCGCAGCGCAGATTGGAGCGGGTACCTTATACCGACGATACCGCAATAAAAGTGAGTTATGTATGGACTTGATCAAAGATAACGCAGCGCTGTTCTTCGATGATGTGGAGATATATTTGCAGGAGAACGCACAGCATCCACCATCTGAGCGATTGCGGGGTCTGCTGACGTTATTTATCCAGTTTAGAGAGAAAAATGCGGAGCTGCTCTCGGGTATCGAGAATGCAGTATATCAAGGATCAGAGTCCAGAACCTCAAGTCCTCTTTATGACCAATTGCATCAACAGCTATTCGGATTATTCGAAGAGATGGCAACAGGGAATGACGAATCGCAAGCCATCAGTTTGTTCAAAACGGACATGCTCCTGACCGCCATGAGTAATGATTCATATCTGTTTCAAAAAAACGTGCGCGGCAACTCTCCCGACCGCATTGTGGAGCAGCTCTGTTTGACGTTTCTTTAACGTATATGGATATATAAAATGCAAAAAGCCTAATTCAATGTCGGCAATCTGCCGCTAGAACTAGGCTTTTGGTGCATCATGAGGTGTGAATATTATAATGTTTTGATATACCATGCATCACAAGCGAAATGCTCTGTTGCATTTAACGGATCATCTAATGGAATAAAACCGTTCTTGATATAGAACTTGTTGGCTGCGACCATGTTGTTAAGCGTCTCAAGATAACATTGTTCATAGTGTTCTTTGGCAAAATCAAGGGAAATCTGAAGCAATTCATATGAGATTCCGGTGCCTCGTGCTTCTTTTAATGCATACATCTTCTGCAATTCACAAATATGTGAAAATCCCTCCACGGGTCCGATACCGCAGCCAGCTACCACGGTGGAGTTATGCTCAACCACCCAATACCTGGAGCCCTCGCGCTGATAAAGATGATAAAAATCGCCCAGATTCGGGTCAGCCCACGCTGTTCCTGACTTATTGGCCCCGAATTCGATCAAACAACTTCGAATTAAAGACTCTACTTCTTGATTATCTTTTTCTTCTATCTCTCTAATGAACATGCAGTAAGCCTCCGCATCATGAAATAATTGCTGCTCTTCACTGCACAAATTATACTACAATTCTGATTTAACACACTACCATTCAACTACAATGAAACAGAGTCACTCGTTTTGGTAGGCAGTGTCTGTTTGATCTTCAACAACCGTCTTACATAGATTATGAAAAGCAGAAAAGAAACCTGGACTGACAAAGCACTGACCATAAACAATATGTGATAGCTCATGTATTGGGATACCAGTCCCAAGGCCATGGCACCCAGCCCGATACCGAGATCAGTCGCCGTCGAAAAGAAGGCATTGGCCGCCCCTTTCCGATCCTCGGGAGCGAGGCGAAGCGTTATGGCCTGAAGAGCTGGCTGAGCGGAACCAAAGCCGATCCCGTACAGAACTGCTGAAGCGAGCACGCCAAGTAAACTGGTTGCAAAGCTAAGCACAATCAAAGCAATGATCGTAATGATCAGCGCCGGGACAATGACTGCTGTGTCTCCTTTCTTATCGGACAGCTTTCCGGCAATGGGCCGGGATAGCGCAAGTGTCGCGGCATAAACCAGAAAGAATGTGCCAGAATTGACTTTGATCTGCTCCGCAAACAAGGGTACAAATGTAGTAATTCCCCCATATGCAATGAAAAGAAAAAAGATTGGCGCCATCACAGGCAAAACTGATTTTTCGAAGATTTGGATTTTCTTTCTGTCCGTATGTGGTTGAAATGGCATTTTGGCTCCCAGCGTCAAAAGCAGGGCTACGACGGACAAACCAACAGCAAAGAGAAACATCGTCTGATATGATGTGCCTTGCATAATCCCCAGACCGATCATAGGGCCAACCGCCATGGCTAGCGTCATTGAGGTGCTAAACCACCCCATACCTTCCCCGCGCCGAGCGGATGGAATCAGGTCAGTCACAGCTGTCATCATGGAAGTTGTGGATACAGCCCAGCTCATTCCATGTATGATACGAAGTCCGATCAGCATGATGATTCCACCAACCCAGTTGTACATGTACATCACCAATATAAATAGAAGCAGCCCCCCAATCATAAACGGACGTCTGCCGAATCGATCCAGTAGTCCACCCACAAAAGGACGAAAGATAACGGAGGACAGCATTAAAGCTCCCATGGCCAAGCCCACCTGTTTTTCATTGCCACCCATCTCTTTAATGAAGAGCGGCAGTGTAGGATACAGCATATAAAATGCAGTAAATAAAAAAAGCAAACCCAGCGTCATTAGAATAAATGACTTTGTCCATAAACGTTGCATCATTCATCCCCCCAACTGTTGTTATGATATCTATGATGCGATCTGATCTTGTACAAAAACAAATATTGATATATTAATGAACATCTGTTAATAATTATAAACAGAATGAGTAAGGTTACCATTGTTAATTGGACTCGTTTCGTTAATTAGTGAACATTAAACATAAATTTGTTTATTATCTTTAGAAAGTTTGGTGAGAATCACATGACCAAAGTGGATCGAAGAATTCGAAAATCACAAGAAGCCATCAAAGCAGCAGTGATTGAATTGATGTCAGAAAAAAATTTCGATGATATCACTCTACAGGATATTTCCGATAGGGCAGACGTTAGCAGAGGCACCATTTATCTGCATTACGTAGATAAGTATGATCTGTTGGACAAGCTCATTGACGGGCATATCAAAGAATTAAGTGAAATTTGCCATTCGGTTGCCGACTTGGAATGGAAAGAATCCATCATTCCCTGGTTTACCTATTTGGAACAGAACTACTTGTTCTTCTCGACGATGATGGCCAGTAAGGGAGCGGTACAATTCCGCAACCGCTTGGTTGAGTTTCTTAATGAGGATTTTAAGGAGGAAGTACACTTATCTCAGGCCAGAAAATCCGGATTAAGTGAGGATATCATCCTCCAATATGTGGTCATGTCTTATGTAGGGGTCGTTGAGTGGTGGATCAAGAACGAAATGCCCCATCCACCCGAGGTCATGTCTGAGCAATTAGGAGAATTAATCAAAATGAATTTGGGGTAACGTGCAATGTGCACGTAACTAAAATAGCGGTAGTCTCAGGATATGAAGTTAACATCCTGGGACTACCGCTATTACTTTTTGAAAAAAGCTGATTTTTCTGCTAGTGGCGCCGAACACCTGCTGCCTGAATTGTTATTGCATGTGGACTAATTACGATATGGATTCCAAAAGACTCTTGGACAGCGTTTTGACAACCAAGTCGTATGAATGGTCAATCATGACAAAGATATCCTGCTCCGACAAGGAACCATCTAGAACAATGGTATTCCAATGCTTTTTGTTCATATGATACCCCGGTTGAACGGCTTCATGCTGCTCTCTCAGGTTTTCCGCAATGATCGGATCACATTTTAAGTTCAAGCGAGCGTTATCCGCCTTGTCCTCAAACATAAGTGCAAACATTTTCCCTGCAATTTTGATAACAACCGGATCGGCTCCGAAGGGATAATCCTTCGTTGCACCTTTTTTCTTCAAACAGTACTCTATAATCTTATTCTTCAATTCAGTATCTCTCCTTTGCGCAGAAGACAACAACTTTTCCTACCCAATCTAATGATACCGAATGTACGTTTGCATGTAAATATCAAGCATTCCATTTCAACTATTCTTCCAGTAATAGAGAAATTATCTTCTCAGACAGGTTCTTTAATCGCTACGATACGTAATCGGGTAGTGTCGAGAAACCATTGACCTTCTCGCTCAAAGTGGGGCTTAACCTCAGTCAAGATAGCTTGATAAATTGATTCCATGTCTGCGGAGGAAACATCTTTAAAGAAATAATCAGTGAAACTATCTAACCAATTCCGAAGTCCTTCTTCTTCTTTGAGCGGAGCAGGCTTGTCAAAATACTGAGCGAATGTGACACGAAAGCCGTTCTGCTCCAGCAGGGTGGCGTATTCACCAAGAGTAGGATGATACCAGGGATTCCGTCCTGCCCATGTATAGCCATGCTCTTCCAAAACCTGTTTCATCGCAGTGGTCAAGATGGAGACATTGCCACTTCCGGCAAATTCAGCTACGAATCGTCCACCTTCGCGCAGGGCCAACCAGATGGATCGGGTTGTAGCTGCAGGATTATTGATCCAATGTATAGCTGCATGTGAGAATACAGCGTCAAAGGGTATATTGGTCCGATATTGAGAAGCGTCTTTCACCTGAACATTCAGGTCAGGATACTTCTGTTGGGCAAGTGACACCATTCTCTCCGATAGATCGATACCTGTCGGTATCGCTCCGGCAGCTGCGATCTTGGCTGTCAAATCTCCGTTGCCACTGCCGATATCCAGAATACGTTCCCCGGTTTGGGGCTGCAATAAGGACAAGATATCCACTCCCAGATTAGATAAGAAATCCATTGAATGAATTTGGGGTACTGAAGTATGACTTTTTTTGAATTTTTCATCACTCATGAGTTCAACCTCCTTTATAGACCTTAGATATCTATAATAGCTTTAATAATTAAAACCTGTCAACTTGCGTTCTTAAGACTGCATTATAGTATTTATTAAAAAACCTATACATAGAAATGATGCGACAAAACTTCAATGGACATACAAACAAAAAAAACCAATCCCATGAGAGAAATCATAAGATCGGTTTTTCATCATTCGAATTAAGCATTCGATACTCTAGCTGTCTTCACTTTCTGTACTTCGTACATATTTACCGTAGTGCTAATCAGATACTCGGGTTTCTCCTGTCCTCTTTTCTCCTTATGACCTTTAATATGAACATCACTCTTCTCCCAATTCTTCCATGCTTCTTCTGATTCCCAACGAATTAGCACCATTACTTCTTCGTGTTCTTTAC
Above is a window of Paenibacillus sp. E222 DNA encoding:
- a CDS encoding cytochrome P450 is translated as MSELDLNVSQKAALSLFSGDSGENPFSLIKQLRETGPVIPVSLPMGGTDRGQWLVTRMEEASQVLKDHAHFTVDPLSIDGNENILKAYVENIDPDAPPTFFTGKSMLSVDDPDHRRLRRLVSKAFTPKYMESLRPRVQQIADELLDQVQAQGEMDLVKDYAYPLPIHVISDMLGVPKADRPQIQTWSSAIAHGLGLGVREPGVEEHLRAFGDYTAQLVAEKRKHPADDLISQLIAIEEEGDRLSEPELLSMITLLIFAGHETTSNLIATGAIMLLDHPEQLEKLKADLSLAPSAVEELLRFNGPATIAGPRFATEDIELAGQQIKKGDMVIPVLKSANRDELQFEQSEDLDVARHIHRHLAFGHGIHSCLGAPLARVEGDIAFTTLLKRMPNLRLNIPRENIEWHLALSSQSLAALPVAF
- a CDS encoding cysteine hydrolase family protein, which translates into the protein MESHHNQAALLVMDMQNIIVSQYAKHEDELLPFQKAVEAARRHNVPVIFVKVGHRQDSPPISERNKLFGKKSSRDGGNEANPAMKVAMDLHESVQPLPGELVVDKFRVSGFSGSNLETLLQSHGIHTLILSGIATSGVVLSTLCEAADKDYALTVLSDACLDRDPEVHRVLVESVFPQQADVLAVDDWINALM
- a CDS encoding TetR/AcrR family transcriptional regulator: MDRTNTASRSERRDAAENRQRILDVASKLFELHGVERVSMNQIASAAQIGAGTLYRRYRNKSELCMDLIKDNAALFFDDVEIYLQENAQHPPSERLRGLLTLFIQFREKNAELLSGIENAVYQGSESRTSSPLYDQLHQQLFGLFEEMATGNDESQAISLFKTDMLLTAMSNDSYLFQKNVRGNSPDRIVEQLCLTFL
- a CDS encoding GNAT family N-acetyltransferase; protein product: MFIREIEEKDNQEVESLIRSCLIEFGANKSGTAWADPNLGDFYHLYQREGSRYWVVEHNSTVVAGCGIGPVEGFSHICELQKMYALKEARGTGISYELLQISLDFAKEHYEQCYLETLNNMVAANKFYIKNGFIPLDDPLNATEHFACDAWYIKTL
- a CDS encoding MFS transporter, with the translated sequence MQRLWTKSFILMTLGLLFLFTAFYMLYPTLPLFIKEMGGNEKQVGLAMGALMLSSVIFRPFVGGLLDRFGRRPFMIGGLLLFILVMYMYNWVGGIIMLIGLRIIHGMSWAVSTTSMMTAVTDLIPSARRGEGMGWFSTSMTLAMAVGPMIGLGIMQGTSYQTMFLFAVGLSVVALLLTLGAKMPFQPHTDRKKIQIFEKSVLPVMAPIFFLFIAYGGITTFVPLFAEQIKVNSGTFFLVYAATLALSRPIAGKLSDKKGDTAVIVPALIITIIALIVLSFATSLLGVLASAVLYGIGFGSAQPALQAITLRLAPEDRKGAANAFFSTATDLGIGLGAMALGLVSQYMSYHILFMVSALSVQVSFLLFIIYVRRLLKIKQTLPTKTSDSVSL
- a CDS encoding TetR/AcrR family transcriptional regulator, yielding MTKVDRRIRKSQEAIKAAVIELMSEKNFDDITLQDISDRADVSRGTIYLHYVDKYDLLDKLIDGHIKELSEICHSVADLEWKESIIPWFTYLEQNYLFFSTMMASKGAVQFRNRLVEFLNEDFKEEVHLSQARKSGLSEDIILQYVVMSYVGVVEWWIKNEMPHPPEVMSEQLGELIKMNLG
- a CDS encoding MmcQ/YjbR family DNA-binding protein; the encoded protein is MKNKIIEYCLKKKGATKDYPFGADPVVIKIAGKMFALMFEDKADNARLNLKCDPIIAENLREQHEAVQPGYHMNKKHWNTIVLDGSLSEQDIFVMIDHSYDLVVKTLSKSLLESIS
- a CDS encoding trans-aconitate 2-methyltransferase, which gives rise to MDFLSNLGVDILSLLQPQTGERILDIGSGNGDLTAKIAAAGAIPTGIDLSERMVSLAQQKYPDLNVQVKDASQYRTNIPFDAVFSHAAIHWINNPAATTRSIWLALREGGRFVAEFAGSGNVSILTTAMKQVLEEHGYTWAGRNPWYHPTLGEYATLLEQNGFRVTFAQYFDKPAPLKEEEGLRNWLDSFTDYFFKDVSSADMESIYQAILTEVKPHFEREGQWFLDTTRLRIVAIKEPV
- a CDS encoding antibiotic biosynthesis monooxygenase encodes the protein MSQGQCCSAPSPVEEMPGLIDFSVMVNKKSKEHEEVMVLIRWESEEAWKNWEKSDVHIKGHKEKRGQEKPEYLISTTVNMYEVQKVKTARVSNA